Proteins found in one Nitrosopumilus maritimus SCM1 genomic segment:
- the dinB gene encoding DNA polymerase IV, giving the protein METRIVFHIDFDYFYAQCEEIRSPELKSKPVCVCVFSDRGGDSGAIATANYTARKYGAKSGIPIVFAKKRLEERKDAVFLPVDFDYYSEMSEKAMKIMEEFSDVFEYVGRDEAYLDVTKRTEGDFHKASHLAQQIKNSIREKTKLSCSIGISPNKLISKIASDFQKPDGLTIVSPEKVEGFLESLKIRDIPGIGKKTEQRFTEMNLETIGDVKRLDVFTLNKEFGRKSGTYIYNAVRGIDDELVKEREPSIQHGKIVTLKKDSKDYEFLLENTLELCKEVHEIIQKKNQMFKSVGISFVQSDLSNKTKSKMLRNPTMSLEELEKTVEQLLREALENQTATIRRLGVKVSELSESQGQRDITSYF; this is encoded by the coding sequence TTGGAAACAAGAATCGTTTTCCACATTGATTTTGACTATTTTTACGCCCAGTGTGAAGAGATAAGATCACCAGAATTAAAATCAAAACCAGTTTGCGTATGTGTATTTTCAGATAGAGGTGGAGATAGTGGAGCAATTGCAACTGCAAACTATACTGCAAGAAAATATGGTGCAAAGTCTGGAATACCAATAGTATTTGCAAAAAAAAGATTAGAAGAGAGAAAAGATGCAGTTTTTCTGCCTGTAGATTTTGATTATTACTCTGAAATGTCTGAAAAAGCAATGAAAATCATGGAAGAGTTTTCAGATGTTTTTGAATATGTAGGAAGAGACGAAGCATACTTGGATGTAACAAAAAGAACAGAGGGGGATTTTCATAAAGCAAGTCACTTGGCTCAACAAATTAAAAATTCCATAAGAGAGAAAACAAAACTGAGTTGTTCAATAGGAATTTCCCCAAATAAATTAATTTCAAAAATTGCATCAGACTTTCAAAAACCTGATGGATTAACAATTGTGTCTCCTGAAAAAGTTGAAGGGTTTTTAGAGTCACTAAAAATACGAGACATTCCAGGAATTGGAAAGAAAACAGAACAAAGGTTTACAGAAATGAATTTAGAGACAATTGGAGATGTAAAGAGACTTGATGTCTTTACTTTGAATAAAGAGTTTGGGAGAAAAAGTGGAACTTACATTTACAATGCAGTAAGAGGAATTGACGATGAACTAGTAAAAGAAAGAGAACCCAGTATTCAACATGGAAAAATTGTGACCCTAAAAAAAGATTCAAAAGATTATGAGTTTCTTTTAGAGAACACATTAGAATTATGTAAAGAAGTTCATGAAATAATCCAAAAAAAAAATCAAATGTTCAAATCAGTTGGAATAAGTTTTGTTCAATCAGATTTATCAAACAAAACAAAATCAAAAATGCTGAGAAACCCTACTATGAGTTTGGAGGAATTAGAAAAAACAGTTGAACAATTACTAAGAGAAGCCCTTGAAAATCAAACAGCAACTATTAGACGCTTGGGAGTCAAAGTCTCAGAGCTTTCAGAAAGTCAAGGACAAAGAGATATCACGAGTTATTTTTAG
- a CDS encoding deoxyhypusine synthase — protein MVDPGRPVKDIEIDSNTSIEKIFQELSQSGGFESVNLSTGVDILSEMISDKQCLKFISFVGAVVSTGLRGILKDMLKNKWFDVAITTCGALDHDIARHFSHYKEGSFTMDDNELADQDIHRLGNVLVPMDSYGPLIEEKMQTFLEEEYQNGVKEMTTAEICKMIGKHLGEDSFLYWAYKNHISVVVPGIMDGAVGSQIWLFTQKHNDFKLNMAGDADLLSGYIFKAEKSGAFMIGGGISKHHTLWWNQYREGLDYAFYITTAQEFDGSLSGALVREAISWGKVTQKAKQSTLHAEVTTILPFIYAALVTKLQS, from the coding sequence TCAAGAATTATCTCAGTCAGGAGGATTTGAATCAGTAAATCTATCAACAGGTGTTGATATTTTATCTGAAATGATTTCGGACAAACAATGTCTCAAATTCATCTCGTTTGTGGGGGCAGTAGTATCTACAGGATTAAGAGGGATTCTAAAAGACATGCTCAAAAACAAATGGTTTGATGTTGCAATAACAACTTGTGGTGCATTAGATCATGATATTGCAAGACACTTTTCACATTACAAAGAAGGATCATTTACAATGGATGATAATGAACTTGCAGACCAAGATATCCACAGATTAGGCAATGTACTTGTGCCTATGGACAGTTATGGACCACTAATTGAAGAAAAGATGCAGACATTCTTAGAAGAAGAATATCAAAACGGAGTCAAAGAGATGACTACTGCAGAAATTTGTAAAATGATTGGAAAACATTTGGGAGAAGATTCATTTCTTTATTGGGCATACAAAAACCACATCAGTGTTGTAGTTCCAGGAATTATGGATGGAGCAGTAGGAAGTCAAATTTGGTTATTCACACAAAAACATAATGATTTTAAATTAAACATGGCAGGAGATGCAGATTTACTTTCAGGATATATTTTCAAAGCAGAAAAATCAGGAGCATTTATGATTGGAGGGGGAATTTCAAAGCATCATACTTTATGGTGGAACCAATACAGAGAGGGATTAGACTATGCATTTTACATTACAACTGCACAAGAGTTTGATGGCAGTCTTAGTGGAGCATTAGTTAGAGAAGCAATTTCATGGGGCAAAGTTACACAAAAAGCAAAACAATCAACATTACATGCAGAAGTTACGACGATCTTACCATTTATCTACGCAGCACTAGTAACAAAATTACAAAGTTAG
- a CDS encoding DsbA family protein has protein sequence MNKKGVIIGVVAIAIIAGVAASLSATPAETVNLDMTRTHGTISTAMGSPILGDPNAPITIVEFGDYQCHQCYNWFHNTKPTITRDYIDTGKANLVFVDMAFLGRDSSPAAQATYCAEDQGMYWEYHDMLYNAQESKIDGGWANNERLKAFAFSMGLDMELFESCLDSGKYSKRVQYNTQQARDHNVRGTPGFFIVGPDGQQQIGGAQPFSVFKQVLDPMV, from the coding sequence ATGAATAAGAAAGGCGTGATTATAGGCGTCGTTGCTATTGCAATAATTGCCGGTGTAGCTGCATCTTTGTCTGCTACTCCTGCTGAAACTGTAAATCTGGATATGACTAGAACTCATGGAACTATCTCAACTGCTATGGGCTCTCCAATCTTGGGTGATCCCAATGCTCCAATAACTATTGTTGAATTCGGTGATTATCAATGTCATCAATGTTACAACTGGTTCCATAACACAAAACCTACTATAACTCGTGATTATATTGACACTGGAAAAGCAAACTTGGTTTTTGTTGACATGGCATTCTTGGGACGAGACTCTAGTCCTGCAGCTCAAGCAACTTACTGTGCTGAAGATCAGGGAATGTATTGGGAATACCATGACATGTTGTATAACGCACAAGAATCCAAAATTGATGGTGGTTGGGCTAACAATGAAAGACTAAAGGCTTTTGCATTTTCAATGGGATTGGATATGGAATTGTTTGAAAGTTGTCTTGACTCTGGAAAGTATTCTAAACGTGTTCAATACAATACACAACAAGCAAGAGACCACAATGTACGAGGTACTCCTGGATTCTTTATTGTAGGTCCTGATGGACAACAACAGATTGGCGGTGCACAACCATTTTCAGTCTTTAAACAAGTTCTGGATCCAATGGTATAG
- the artG gene encoding thaumarchaeosortase: MQNLNLIAGILIIASPILFSMIAYPDSVAWSWNEGRGGYLFALVFVVAELVGLKIVISKKRLLAVIPIALLTISYLISLEYGLRDYIVESAEQFDVQLIYSWTWMWDFVVMAIFIVVALSIFFGKRWIRIAPAGPIFLTGTAIILSLDAFFPYDTLGPLQYIVPYFVQANVWVITALELGTAVARDNVMFLRGDHGSMALQVFWPSAGVHSIIIFSLVIGAFMLKMNIPRARKSMYFVLGIIGTITVNLIRIFSLSWYALKVTTDPVAWEEYHKIAGEIMFLPWLFAFILVVILIESRRLKKQEERDGTKNNS; encoded by the coding sequence ATGCAAAATTTGAATTTGATTGCTGGAATTTTGATAATTGCAAGTCCAATTCTATTTTCAATGATCGCATATCCTGATTCTGTAGCTTGGAGCTGGAATGAGGGCAGAGGTGGATATCTCTTTGCACTTGTTTTTGTTGTCGCAGAACTTGTTGGTCTAAAGATTGTAATTTCAAAAAAACGATTACTTGCAGTAATCCCTATTGCACTGCTAACTATCTCCTATCTTATATCATTAGAGTATGGCCTGCGAGATTACATTGTTGAATCTGCAGAACAATTTGATGTTCAACTAATCTATTCGTGGACATGGATGTGGGATTTTGTTGTTATGGCAATATTCATTGTTGTTGCACTGTCTATCTTCTTTGGTAAGAGATGGATTAGAATTGCACCTGCAGGACCTATCTTCTTAACTGGTACTGCAATTATTTTGTCACTTGATGCATTCTTCCCATATGATACATTAGGTCCTCTGCAATACATCGTTCCATATTTTGTACAAGCAAATGTTTGGGTAATCACAGCACTTGAACTTGGTACTGCTGTTGCAAGAGATAATGTCATGTTCTTACGTGGAGATCATGGTTCAATGGCACTACAAGTATTCTGGCCCTCTGCTGGCGTTCACAGTATTATCATCTTCTCCCTAGTAATTGGTGCGTTCATGCTAAAGATGAACATTCCTAGAGCAAGAAAATCCATGTATTTTGTTTTAGGAATCATTGGAACCATTACTGTAAACTTGATTAGAATATTTTCTCTATCTTGGTATGCCCTCAAAGTCACAACTGACCCTGTGGCATGGGAGGAATATCACAAGATTGCAGGTGAAATCATGTTTCTGCCATGGCTATTTGCGTTCATCTTGGTAGTCATATTAATAGAATCTAGGCGCCTCAAAAAACAAGAAGAACGAGATGGAACTAAAAATAACTCGTGA
- a CDS encoding C2H2-type zinc finger protein encodes MLTVDCTDVLSIKHELVVYVSDQVAAIPTLKNNQFTLSTLDDDEVIDTHTVITAIKEFLDSIDEGRNFAVIGNNNMISITSVSGKVIEREPPHPQEMFSCSHCGFVTQYQVELETHMKIHYL; translated from the coding sequence ATGCTTACAGTTGACTGTACCGATGTTTTGTCTATCAAACATGAACTTGTAGTTTATGTTTCTGACCAAGTTGCAGCCATTCCTACTTTAAAAAATAACCAATTTACTCTATCAACTTTGGATGATGATGAGGTAATTGATACACATACTGTGATTACTGCAATTAAGGAGTTTTTAGATTCAATTGATGAAGGAAGAAACTTTGCAGTTATTGGAAATAATAATATGATCAGTATTACTTCTGTGTCTGGAAAAGTTATTGAAAGAGAACCTCCTCATCCACAAGAAATGTTTTCATGCTCTCATTGTGGATTTGTAACTCAATACCAAGTTGAGCTAGAAACTCATATGAAAATCCATTATCTCTGA
- a CDS encoding NAD(P)-dependent oxidoreductase, with the protein MKKIGIVGLGMLGNAVGLHLLESGFEVTVFNRSKDKTIQAKEKGATVVDSPKEVAEKSDLVIIVVKDADAVKEVSFEREGIIKSENKKLIVADMSTIDPSESKNISDKFLEFGIHKLDIPVMGGPNVAITGDLVMMASGNKESFEECKKVFEKIANKVFFLGEKGVAHSIKLAMNLQITMLALALSEGITLVKKADVDPKIFLEILNSTYFKTGMSENKAFKMIDGKYDPTFTLENLKKDIITMTNAAKSLGIKLPMIEKAEEVYGNAVKEGLGGIDYTGIIEYIKRINESK; encoded by the coding sequence ATGAAAAAAATTGGAATTGTAGGATTAGGGATGCTAGGAAATGCAGTAGGGTTACATTTGTTAGAGTCAGGATTCGAGGTTACAGTATTCAATAGAAGTAAAGACAAAACAATTCAAGCAAAGGAAAAAGGTGCAACAGTTGTAGATTCTCCAAAAGAAGTTGCAGAAAAATCAGATTTGGTAATTATTGTAGTAAAAGATGCAGATGCAGTAAAAGAAGTATCATTTGAAAGAGAAGGAATCATCAAAAGTGAAAACAAAAAATTAATTGTTGCAGATATGAGCACCATAGATCCTTCAGAATCCAAAAATATATCAGACAAATTTTTAGAGTTTGGCATACACAAATTAGACATACCAGTTATGGGAGGGCCCAATGTTGCAATTACAGGTGATCTAGTCATGATGGCATCAGGAAATAAAGAAAGTTTTGAAGAGTGCAAGAAAGTATTTGAAAAAATTGCAAACAAAGTCTTTTTCTTAGGTGAGAAAGGAGTTGCGCATTCTATCAAGTTAGCTATGAATCTACAAATTACCATGTTAGCACTTGCACTATCAGAAGGAATTACACTAGTCAAAAAAGCAGATGTTGATCCTAAAATTTTTCTTGAAATTCTAAATTCTACTTATTTTAAAACAGGAATGAGTGAAAACAAAGCATTCAAGATGATAGATGGAAAATATGACCCAACATTTACACTTGAAAATCTCAAAAAAGACATTATCACAATGACTAATGCTGCAAAATCTTTAGGAATCAAATTACCCATGATAGAAAAAGCAGAAGAAGTGTATGGAAATGCAGTAAAAGAAGGATTAGGTGGAATCGATTATACTGGAATTATTGAATATATTAAAAGAATTAATGAATCCAAATAA
- a CDS encoding proteasome assembly chaperone family protein, whose amino-acid sequence MYPKIRIKEFKPLNLEGGYLIDGFPSAGFSSAIASESMVHTSKFKLAGIIDSDIFPPISVIKDGKPNYPSRIFVNEESKVSVFLSYLTLDQSLHKVTAKTMLNWAQKHKIGLVVSSIAVKSPNENEELIGIGSTDSAREKIRSAGLKVLEFGTVPGIPGTLLNVASITGQDVIVIIFHTNGEGPDFKSSAKLCMAISKLIPGSSCDISALQKEAEKAETVIKEAEEESKHLKDSMYM is encoded by the coding sequence ATGTACCCAAAAATAAGAATTAAAGAATTCAAACCACTTAATCTAGAAGGAGGATATCTTATTGACGGATTTCCATCAGCAGGTTTTAGCAGTGCAATTGCATCAGAATCAATGGTGCACACATCGAAATTTAAACTAGCAGGAATTATTGACTCAGACATATTTCCACCAATTAGTGTAATTAAAGATGGAAAACCAAACTACCCATCAAGAATTTTTGTAAATGAAGAATCAAAGGTAAGTGTCTTTTTATCATATCTAACACTTGATCAATCATTACACAAAGTTACAGCCAAAACAATGCTTAATTGGGCACAAAAACACAAAATTGGATTAGTTGTAAGCAGTATTGCAGTAAAATCACCTAATGAAAATGAAGAGTTGATTGGAATTGGCAGTACAGATTCTGCACGAGAAAAAATAAGAAGTGCAGGGTTAAAAGTTTTAGAATTTGGAACAGTACCAGGAATTCCTGGAACGTTGTTAAATGTAGCAAGCATAACAGGACAAGATGTAATTGTAATTATTTTTCATACAAATGGGGAAGGTCCTGATTTTAAATCAAGTGCTAAGTTATGTATGGCAATATCGAAGTTAATTCCAGGATCATCATGTGATATTTCTGCATTACAAAAAGAAGCAGAAAAAGCTGAAACAGTTATCAAAGAAGCTGAAGAAGAATCTAAGCATCTAAAAGATTCTATGTACATGTAA
- a CDS encoding DNA-binding protein gives MSNNKKSKDAEDILSEFDSRNKSEPEPTPEPEPTPEPEPTPEPEPTPEPEPTPEPEPTPEPEPTPEPEPTPEPEPTPEPEPTPEPEPTPEPEPTPEPEPTPEPEPTPEPEPTPEPEPTPEPEPTPEPEPTPEPEPTPETPSDKTETSKPAEERDVIFVGTKPIMTYVSATLTQLSTRQTVTIKARGKRITQAVDVSQMIVKRMDSVGYVISDVRISSDSLTSQDGKQRNVSTMEIDISKE, from the coding sequence TTGAGTAATAACAAAAAATCAAAAGACGCAGAAGATATTTTATCAGAATTTGACTCTAGGAATAAATCAGAACCAGAACCAACACCTGAACCAGAACCAACACCTGAACCAGAACCAACACCTGAACCAGAACCAACACCTGAACCAGAACCAACACCTGAACCAGAACCAACACCTGAACCAGAACCAACACCTGAACCAGAACCAACACCTGAACCAGAACCAACACCTGAACCAGAACCAACACCTGAACCAGAACCAACACCTGAACCAGAACCAACACCTGAACCAGAACCAACACCTGAACCAGAACCAACACCTGAACCAGAACCAACACCTGAACCAGAACCAACACCTGAACCAGAACCAACACCTGAACCAGAACCAACACCTGAACCAGAACCAACACCTGAAACTCCTTCTGACAAAACAGAAACTTCTAAACCTGCAGAAGAACGTGATGTGATTTTTGTTGGTACAAAACCTATCATGACTTATGTTTCTGCAACTTTAACACAACTTTCAACAAGACAAACTGTTACCATAAAAGCTAGAGGTAAAAGAATAACTCAAGCTGTAGATGTATCTCAAATGATTGTGAAAAGAATGGACTCTGTAGGCTATGTGATTAGTGATGTGAGAATTTCATCTGATTCACTAACTTCTCAAGATGGTAAGCAACGAAATGTCTCTACCATGGAAATTGATATCTCAAAAGAATAA
- a CDS encoding LysE family transporter encodes MEQFFEFAVLVIVISASGVMAPGPLFAANISYGLREGAKSGVKMATGHAIVELPLVILLGIGVFSLESFPEFRTIISILGAITLFVFAALQIRTVLKEKELSITNPKQGALITGVLLSGLNPFFIIWWLTIGFKLISDAMMIWAFSGMLIMFGLHIWMDFAWLGGISFLASKSVKILSNKNYKILMIGLSGMLIYFGITFLQEIKY; translated from the coding sequence ATGGAACAATTCTTTGAATTTGCAGTACTAGTAATAGTCATCTCTGCATCAGGAGTAATGGCACCAGGGCCTCTTTTTGCAGCAAACATATCATATGGATTAAGAGAAGGTGCAAAATCAGGCGTTAAAATGGCTACAGGCCATGCAATTGTAGAATTACCATTAGTGATATTGTTAGGAATTGGTGTTTTTTCATTAGAAAGTTTTCCAGAGTTTAGGACAATCATTTCAATTTTAGGTGCAATAACGCTTTTTGTCTTTGCAGCATTACAAATTAGAACAGTTCTCAAAGAAAAAGAACTTTCAATTACAAATCCAAAACAAGGAGCGTTAATTACAGGAGTTTTGTTAAGTGGACTAAATCCATTTTTCATTATTTGGTGGTTAACTATAGGATTCAAGCTAATTTCAGATGCCATGATGATATGGGCATTTTCAGGCATGCTAATCATGTTTGGATTACATATTTGGATGGATTTTGCATGGCTTGGAGGAATTTCATTTTTGGCATCAAAGAGTGTAAAAATTCTTTCAAACAAAAATTACAAAATATTGATGATAGGGTTAAGTGGAATGTTGATTTATTTTGGAATTACGTTTTTGCAAGAAATAAAGTATTAA